A single Ghiorsea bivora DNA region contains:
- a CDS encoding low molecular weight protein-tyrosine-phosphatase, with translation MSQPLRVLFVCLGNICRSPLAEVVVKSVAQEQGLLHQFHFESAGTGDWHVGKGADPRSASKALEKGLSLENHQAQQITRKNIGDWDIFVAMDSENQRNLIAMGAKPEQVVMMRAFEGTAQAPDVPDPYYGGASGFEDAYQMLILNAQGLLQYLQQFKQQN, from the coding sequence ATGAGCCAACCATTACGTGTTCTTTTTGTTTGTTTAGGTAATATTTGTCGCTCACCACTGGCAGAAGTGGTGGTCAAATCTGTTGCCCAAGAACAGGGGTTATTGCATCAGTTTCATTTTGAATCGGCGGGTACTGGTGATTGGCATGTGGGAAAAGGTGCAGACCCACGTTCAGCAAGCAAAGCTTTGGAAAAAGGTTTAAGTTTAGAAAATCATCAAGCCCAACAAATTACACGAAAAAATATTGGTGATTGGGATATATTTGTCGCTATGGATAGCGAAAACCAACGCAATTTGATTGCGATGGGGGCAAAACCTGAACAAGTGGTGATGATGCGAGCTTTTGAAGGTACTGCACAAGCACCCGATGTGCCAGACCCTTATTATGGTGGCGCTTCAGGTTTTGAAGATGCATACCAAATGTTAATATTGAATGCGCAAGGTCTGCTTCAATATTTACAACAATTCAAACAACAAAATTAA
- the tsaB gene encoding tRNA (adenosine(37)-N6)-threonylcarbamoyltransferase complex dimerization subunit type 1 TsaB → MSLFSKPILALDTAAGASVCLFFPDGESVSANMNTPRAHSRELLPLLEQVVQKQGLQWQDIGAFAVGTGPGSFTGLRVACATIAGMNASLHKPVYALSSLAITAQQALVEDELWAIEDARSGLVYAAKFSAGQCIVPPQCLTWEAFLTLPAAQYIALSEITFDLPGWKALPLQQMREQALIAQVRQLQPEMDAKMWVEPLYLQPSQAEKNLV, encoded by the coding sequence ATGTCGCTGTTTTCTAAACCTATCTTAGCTTTGGATACAGCGGCGGGTGCGTCAGTGTGTTTATTTTTTCCAGATGGAGAAAGTGTTTCTGCAAACATGAACACACCGCGTGCGCATTCGCGTGAGCTGCTTCCGCTGTTGGAGCAGGTTGTACAAAAGCAAGGTTTGCAGTGGCAGGATATTGGTGCATTTGCTGTTGGTACAGGACCAGGTTCTTTCACTGGTTTGCGGGTAGCATGTGCAACCATTGCAGGCATGAATGCATCGTTGCATAAACCTGTGTACGCTTTGTCTTCTTTAGCTATTACGGCACAACAAGCTTTGGTAGAAGATGAGCTGTGGGCAATTGAAGATGCGCGTTCTGGGCTGGTTTATGCAGCCAAGTTTTCAGCAGGTCAATGTATTGTGCCGCCACAATGTTTAACTTGGGAAGCATTCTTAACATTGCCCGCTGCGCAATATATTGCTTTATCAGAGATTACGTTTGATTTGCCAGGTTGGAAGGCGTTGCCTTTACAGCAAATGCGTGAGCAAGCGTTAATCGCCCAAGTGCGTCAACTTCAACCCGAAATGGATGCTAAAATGTGGGTTGAACCGCTATATTTACAGCCTTCGCAAGCGGAGAAAAATTTAGTATGA
- the ccsB gene encoding c-type cytochrome biogenesis protein CcsB has product MTAITADKVSFTSSMYKGRIAHVRNWAYLGLLAGLAAMAMFAGGGYVEDNFVFQMFSLEGVKWMAGGAVVGMGYAFTTSESKFRAFRFSEILVPWFDGAVLMVALMGLYTLFEPSEAMITYEDQSNLFSGNVVMTMNVVMLFSALCYIAYLFAPDSFIGKLGTATAWIGVYAGGSALLLRWYESYLLMGGDIGHAPVSNLYEVFILLFCVICVIYLTLESRHNARGLGAFVMPIVAAGIFFSIWLESIGQSDIKPLVPALQSYWMKIHVPLNFVGYGSFAVACAAGMAWLFRNRLEESGSQSRLLSVFPSLKQLDNLAYKAVAIGFPAFTLATILGAAWAAEAWGGYWSWDPKETWALIVWLVYGAYLHARFSHGLQGKTLAWWAVLGFLVTIFCFVGVNMYLSGLHSYGQLT; this is encoded by the coding sequence ATGACAGCGATAACAGCAGATAAAGTTAGCTTTACCAGTTCGATGTATAAAGGGCGGATCGCCCATGTACGTAACTGGGCTTATTTGGGTTTACTGGCAGGTCTGGCGGCGATGGCCATGTTTGCAGGTGGTGGTTATGTAGAAGATAACTTTGTATTCCAAATGTTTAGCCTTGAAGGTGTGAAGTGGATGGCTGGTGGTGCTGTGGTTGGTATGGGTTATGCCTTCACAACATCAGAATCCAAGTTCCGCGCATTTCGTTTTTCTGAAATTTTAGTGCCTTGGTTTGATGGTGCAGTGTTGATGGTAGCATTGATGGGATTATATACCTTATTTGAACCGTCTGAAGCGATGATTACCTATGAAGATCAATCCAACTTATTCTCAGGCAATGTGGTTATGACCATGAATGTGGTGATGTTATTTTCAGCATTGTGTTATATTGCATACCTTTTTGCACCTGATTCATTTATTGGTAAATTGGGTACAGCAACTGCTTGGATTGGTGTGTATGCTGGTGGTTCTGCATTATTATTGCGTTGGTATGAATCGTATTTGTTGATGGGTGGTGATATTGGTCATGCACCTGTATCAAACTTGTATGAAGTGTTCATCTTATTGTTTTGTGTGATTTGTGTAATTTATTTAACCCTTGAAAGCCGCCATAATGCGCGTGGTCTTGGTGCATTTGTAATGCCGATTGTGGCAGCAGGTATTTTCTTCTCTATCTGGTTAGAGTCGATTGGACAATCGGATATCAAACCACTTGTACCTGCATTACAGTCCTACTGGATGAAGATTCATGTACCACTAAACTTTGTGGGTTATGGCTCATTTGCGGTGGCTTGTGCTGCGGGTATGGCTTGGTTGTTCCGTAATCGTTTGGAAGAAAGTGGTTCGCAATCAAGATTGTTGTCTGTATTCCCATCATTAAAACAATTGGATAACTTAGCATATAAAGCTGTTGCGATTGGTTTCCCAGCATTTACTTTGGCAACTATTTTGGGTGCAGCTTGGGCAGCAGAAGCTTGGGGTGGTTACTGGTCTTGGGACCCTAAAGAAACTTGGGCATTGATTGTATGGCTTGTGTATGGCGCATATTTGCATGCACGTTTCTCGCATGGTTTACAGGGTAAAACCTTGGCATGGTGGGCTGTGTTAGGTTTCTTGGTGACTATTTTCTGTTTCGTGGGTGTAAACATGTATTTGTCTGGTTTGCATTCATACGGTCAGCTTACCTGA
- a CDS encoding cytochrome c biogenesis protein ResB, translated as MIFYHHTLKPILNRVGSMPVAILLLLLLSVASVIGTVLQQNQDQADYLHQFGPTWYWTFRALGLFDMYHTWWFLTILGLLMFSLAACLLRNTPRFLQEMKNRKGTMNENARKHIEHKFDLTFDDKEKAVASIKESLPDWKWMETKVGDVLWLRGDKGRFHKWGYITVHAAMLVILIGGWMSVQFGFRGNMAVPEGGKESEISFLKGTGIEYLKMPFEIRCDDFSINFFSTGAPSEFRSTLTIIENGKEMMTKDIIVNEPLLYKGVRIYQASFGDGGSAITLNLYRLNKKGNVDVAKARVYSMFEDPYSDVSLELKDFRPYNIENMAAAGEPKDFKDMGPSVDFVIRGKGLTPVLVRSFMNPFIINGKNQGSYMMISKTGDARDFETFLLGLDFSEPKEWQLFQAFVHRLPTQQGATQEDNLNAFRASLDEVYPEGRPSDLPMLGNRVIQALKVLPDMPWPFVPVLEDYDQTYYTGLQLAKDPGMDVVWIGSGLLVGGLCIMFYVAHRKVWVKIQEQEDGQVKVEVTGLSNRNPVAFEQEFDDLEKQIKTAYEQGVKV; from the coding sequence ATGATATTCTATCACCATACACTCAAACCCATTCTTAATCGTGTTGGCTCTATGCCCGTCGCGATTCTACTACTATTACTATTGTCCGTTGCATCCGTGATTGGCACAGTATTACAACAAAACCAAGATCAAGCCGACTATTTGCATCAGTTTGGGCCAACATGGTATTGGACGTTCCGCGCTTTAGGTCTGTTCGATATGTACCATACTTGGTGGTTCTTAACCATTCTGGGTTTATTGATGTTTTCTTTGGCAGCGTGTCTGCTGCGCAATACACCACGTTTCTTGCAAGAAATGAAAAATCGTAAAGGCACCATGAATGAAAATGCACGCAAACATATTGAACATAAGTTTGATTTGACCTTTGATGATAAAGAAAAAGCAGTAGCGAGTATTAAAGAGTCGTTACCTGATTGGAAATGGATGGAAACCAAAGTGGGTGATGTGCTTTGGTTACGTGGGGATAAAGGGCGTTTCCATAAGTGGGGTTATATTACCGTTCATGCTGCCATGTTGGTCATTTTGATTGGTGGCTGGATGAGTGTTCAATTTGGTTTCCGTGGTAATATGGCAGTGCCCGAAGGTGGTAAAGAAAGTGAAATATCTTTTCTTAAAGGCACAGGCATCGAATACTTGAAGATGCCATTTGAAATTCGCTGTGATGATTTTAGTATTAACTTTTTCTCCACAGGTGCACCATCTGAGTTTCGTAGTACGCTAACCATTATTGAAAATGGTAAAGAAATGATGACCAAAGATATTATCGTGAATGAACCGTTGTTGTATAAAGGTGTGCGCATTTACCAAGCATCTTTTGGTGATGGTGGTTCGGCGATTACATTGAACCTTTATCGCTTAAATAAGAAGGGTAATGTTGATGTAGCCAAAGCTAGAGTTTACAGCATGTTTGAAGATCCATATTCTGATGTGAGCTTAGAGTTAAAAGATTTCCGTCCGTATAATATTGAAAATATGGCAGCTGCAGGTGAACCTAAAGACTTTAAGGACATGGGTCCATCGGTTGACTTTGTGATTCGTGGTAAGGGTTTGACGCCAGTATTGGTGCGCAGCTTTATGAATCCTTTCATCATCAATGGTAAAAACCAGGGTTCTTATATGATGATTTCAAAAACGGGCGATGCGCGTGATTTTGAAACATTTTTATTGGGCTTGGATTTTTCAGAGCCTAAAGAATGGCAGTTGTTTCAGGCATTTGTACACCGTTTACCAACACAACAAGGTGCAACACAAGAAGATAACTTGAATGCATTCCGCGCATCTTTGGATGAAGTTTACCCTGAGGGAAGACCGAGTGATTTACCTATGTTGGGTAATCGCGTTATCCAAGCGTTGAAAGTGTTGCCTGATATGCCTTGGCCATTTGTGCCCGTGTTAGAAGATTATGATCAAACATATTATACAGGTTTGCAACTTGCCAAAGACCCTGGTATGGATGTGGTTTGGATTGGCAGTGGGTTGCTTGTTGGCGGCTTGTGCATTATGTTCTATGTCGCGCACCGTAAAGTATGGGTGAAAATCCAAGAGCAAGAAGACGGTCAAGTGAAAGTAGAAGTCACCGGTTTAAGTAATCGTAATCCTGTTGCTTTTGAACAAGAGTTTGATGATTTAGAAAAACAAATCAAAACTGCGTATGAACAAGGAGTGAAAGTATGA
- a CDS encoding GatB/YqeY domain-containing protein, translating to MLIQQITDDMKTAMKAKDKVALGVIRMLRAAIKDKEIELGITLENTETLAVIGKLIKQRKDSASQYREADRPELAEKEEAEIKVLEVYLPEQMNDAEIKQLVADAVAEAGATSMKDMGKVMGIVRPKAQGKADMSKVSAEVKAALQ from the coding sequence ATGCTGATTCAACAAATTACAGACGATATGAAGACCGCTATGAAAGCAAAAGATAAAGTGGCACTCGGTGTTATTCGCATGCTTAGGGCTGCAATTAAAGATAAAGAAATAGAGCTGGGTATAACTTTAGAAAACACAGAAACACTTGCTGTTATCGGAAAACTTATCAAACAACGTAAAGACTCAGCAAGCCAATACCGTGAAGCAGACCGCCCTGAATTGGCTGAAAAAGAAGAAGCCGAAATTAAAGTATTAGAAGTTTACTTGCCTGAACAAATGAATGATGCTGAAATCAAGCAACTGGTTGCTGATGCCGTTGCAGAAGCAGGTGCAACATCGATGAAGGATATGGGCAAAGTGATGGGTATTGTCCGCCCTAAAGCACAAGGCAAGGCAGACATGAGCAAAGTCTCCGCCGAAGTGAAAGCTGCGCTTCAATAG
- a CDS encoding energy-coupling factor ABC transporter permease has protein sequence MHIPAGFYPDFLLILGNTITIPFILIAIWRTETRFWSGWSEGLQISAIFVALTGLYMLQADIKPGMAVHWLGVMLTVMMIGPWTAIVTLSAVHLFLLIAFGIGDISTLGFNISTSVLLPVAIASAIHLLFYYKFPRIVPVYFAKVGFGDLLCMWGVDAVLTLCLLTWSDYPSFHIYQDFTLVLALMGGMEAVISTWVVAGLVCYFPTWLVTFNDEEYINGK, from the coding sequence ATGCATATCCCAGCGGGCTTTTATCCAGACTTTCTCCTCATATTAGGTAATACCATTACTATTCCCTTTATTTTGATTGCCATTTGGCGAACAGAAACACGGTTTTGGTCGGGTTGGTCAGAAGGTTTACAAATTTCCGCTATTTTTGTCGCGCTTACTGGTCTGTATATGCTTCAAGCCGACATCAAACCAGGTATGGCAGTGCACTGGTTAGGCGTTATGCTGACGGTGATGATGATTGGCCCCTGGACTGCCATTGTGACCTTATCCGCCGTCCATTTATTTCTTCTTATTGCGTTTGGTATTGGTGATATATCCACATTAGGTTTTAATATCAGCACATCGGTATTGCTTCCTGTCGCTATTGCTTCAGCTATTCATTTACTTTTCTATTATAAATTCCCACGCATTGTTCCAGTATATTTTGCCAAAGTCGGTTTTGGTGACCTGCTCTGCATGTGGGGCGTGGATGCTGTGCTTACCTTATGCTTATTAACATGGTCAGATTACCCATCTTTTCATATTTACCAGGACTTCACCTTGGTTTTAGCCTTGATGGGTGGCATGGAGGCTGTAATTAGCACATGGGTTGTGGCAGGTTTAGTCTGTTACTTTCCTACCTGGTTGGTTACTTTTAACGATGAAGAATATATCAACGGCAAATAA
- a CDS encoding trimeric intracellular cation channel family protein encodes MTLEITPLLLQNLYWITLLAVIVSSASGVLKAGFKQFDLFGVIMIAVTTGLGGGSLRDMLLDRDVFWIADQVFFIASIGSAIAIFIAARFIIISPKYFLIADAAGLATFAIAGTLVSLMLGTSPLVASFMGVITGAMGGVFRDVLCNETPVVFSSSLYATVSWLGSLLFIGLLAFGIETTYAATIAGVSIFIARLLAIYYKLKLPRFRFKA; translated from the coding sequence ATGACTTTAGAAATAACCCCGCTTCTCCTGCAAAACCTCTACTGGATAACATTGCTTGCCGTGATTGTATCCTCAGCATCGGGTGTGCTCAAAGCAGGATTTAAACAATTTGATTTATTTGGTGTTATTATGATTGCGGTCACCACAGGTTTGGGTGGCGGATCTTTGCGCGATATGCTGCTCGACCGTGATGTTTTTTGGATTGCTGACCAAGTCTTTTTTATCGCATCTATAGGTAGTGCTATTGCCATCTTTATAGCAGCACGATTCATCATTATTTCACCCAAATACTTTCTTATCGCTGATGCTGCTGGTTTAGCCACCTTTGCCATTGCAGGCACATTGGTTTCATTGATGTTAGGCACATCACCCTTGGTTGCCAGTTTTATGGGGGTCATCACAGGCGCAATGGGTGGTGTATTTCGTGATGTGTTATGCAATGAAACACCCGTTGTCTTTTCTAGCTCGCTTTATGCGACAGTATCATGGTTGGGTTCTTTGCTTTTTATCGGGCTGCTCGCCTTCGGAATTGAAACCACCTACGCCGCTACCATTGCCGGTGTAAGTATCTTTATTGCACGTCTACTTGCCATTTATTACAAACTAAAACTGCCACGATTCCGTTTTAAAGCTTAA
- a CDS encoding aldo/keto reductase, whose protein sequence is MKKNQLGSGDLEVSEICLGTMTFGEQNSESDAHAQLDMAIDYGVNFIDTAEMYPVAPRAETQGRTESYVGSWLKDRPRDKLILATKITGPSRGFEWIRGGPRITVEHINEAIDASLKRLQTDYVDLYQIHWPDRYVPMFGATSYDITQEHETTPIVEQLQALAALVDAGKVRYIGLSNETPYGVSTFNQYAKTLGLPHIVSIQNAYHLLNRTFEAGLAETCRHEQVGLLAYSPLAFGHLSGKYLENPQTQGRVTQFPQFTQRYSKVNVPEALQAYADVAADAGLTLTQLALAFVRSRWFTASTIIGATNLEQLKENLGSVSVVLSDETLHRIETVHQQYPNPAP, encoded by the coding sequence ATGAAAAAGAACCAACTGGGCAGCGGCGATTTAGAAGTATCTGAAATTTGTTTGGGAACCATGACATTTGGCGAGCAAAACAGTGAAAGTGATGCCCATGCCCAACTGGATATGGCAATCGATTATGGTGTAAATTTTATTGATACGGCGGAAATGTATCCCGTTGCACCGCGTGCGGAGACCCAAGGCAGAACGGAATCATATGTGGGTTCATGGCTGAAAGATCGGCCGCGGGATAAGTTGATTCTTGCCACTAAAATCACAGGCCCTTCGCGTGGGTTTGAATGGATCCGAGGTGGCCCTCGAATCACTGTGGAACATATCAATGAGGCGATTGATGCAAGTTTAAAACGCCTGCAAACCGATTATGTGGATTTGTATCAAATTCATTGGCCAGACCGCTATGTGCCTATGTTTGGTGCTACCAGTTATGATATCACACAAGAACATGAGACCACGCCAATTGTGGAACAGTTGCAGGCTTTGGCTGCTTTGGTGGATGCAGGGAAAGTGCGTTATATTGGTTTGAGCAATGAGACACCCTATGGTGTGAGTACATTCAATCAATATGCCAAAACATTGGGTTTGCCGCACATTGTAAGCATTCAAAACGCATATCATTTATTAAACCGCACATTTGAAGCAGGGCTTGCTGAAACTTGTCGGCATGAACAGGTAGGTTTGTTGGCGTATAGTCCGCTTGCTTTTGGACATTTATCAGGAAAATACCTTGAAAATCCACAAACCCAAGGGCGGGTAACACAATTTCCTCAATTCACCCAGCGATACAGCAAAGTGAATGTGCCTGAAGCCTTGCAAGCTTATGCGGACGTTGCAGCAGATGCAGGCTTAACACTCACACAACTTGCGCTGGCATTTGTGCGCAGTCGGTGGTTTACAGCCAGCACTATTATTGGCGCAACCAACTTGGAACAACTCAAAGAAAATTTAGGCAGTGTAAGTGTTGTATTAAGTGATGAAACATTGCATAGAATTGAGACGGTACACCAACAATACCCTAATCCAGCACCATGA
- a CDS encoding adenosylcobinamide amidohydrolase: MNTFTKLEHNDDHIHLAFSSPQRVISSAILNGGLIKADHIVNRKVPKHSSSCEAPEKSLSDYAKARGWQGHVVGMMTAASMSSLRIEQACVEGMNITVLVTTGISNARRAGDKADIQELLGTTGEVGTINLILIFSAQLTDAALVEAMMIATEAKAAALQNAKVLSPVSGFFATGTGTDAIAVVCSDDTQKIKFCGKHVLLGEWIGRLVIKAVTRSLKAEASV, translated from the coding sequence ATGAACACTTTTACCAAACTAGAACACAATGATGACCATATCCACCTCGCCTTTTCATCTCCACAGCGGGTCATAAGTTCTGCTATTTTGAACGGAGGTTTGATAAAAGCCGACCATATTGTAAATCGAAAAGTACCCAAACATTCATCCTCTTGTGAAGCTCCTGAAAAAAGCCTAAGCGACTATGCCAAGGCTCGAGGCTGGCAAGGTCATGTGGTTGGTATGATGACAGCCGCTTCAATGTCTTCATTGCGTATTGAGCAGGCTTGTGTTGAAGGCATGAATATAACTGTGCTCGTCACCACAGGAATAAGCAACGCACGGCGTGCTGGCGACAAAGCGGATATACAAGAATTATTAGGCACAACAGGTGAGGTCGGTACAATTAACCTTATCCTCATATTTTCAGCGCAATTAACGGATGCTGCATTGGTAGAAGCCATGATGATTGCCACAGAAGCCAAAGCCGCAGCCTTGCAAAATGCTAAGGTTTTAAGCCCTGTCTCTGGTTTCTTCGCCACTGGAACGGGAACCGATGCTATCGCTGTCGTCTGCAGCGATGATACGCAAAAAATAAAATTCTGTGGCAAACATGTCTTACTCGGTGAGTGGATTGGGCGCTTGGTTATCAAAGCTGTGACCCGTTCATTAAAAGCCGAGGCTTCTGTGTGA